In the Cucurbita pepo subsp. pepo cultivar mu-cu-16 chromosome LG17, ASM280686v2, whole genome shotgun sequence genome, actagtagatatttctcctcaagagagagattttcacatgtttcgttctcctaaCCAACCCAGGTAGAATCTCACATAAAGGTTAACTCGGTCATAGTTCATCCAATTTCGACATATACCCTCGATCAAAAAGCTCGAGATTTGAATTCATCCGTTACCTGTTGTTGAACTTAAAAAGAATACACACATACAGCAGCAGACGTTACAGTAGACTACACAAAAAGGTGCTCAAGTTGCctaatggtaaaaaaaaaattggccaACCACAATATTAGGAATCAAATTATAACAATGATTCTCCTCCCAATCCATTCAGAGGAGGTCAAATTCATGCATTAAGAACATATGTAAAGCAAGacacaaaaaaagagaatagcATTTTGAAGAGAGAGACAGAATAACGTGCCAAACGATGAAACCAGGCAGTTCTAAGAAAGGTGAAACCAATGGGTGAAAAAACAAGCAAAGGTTTTCCGCCCACAGAATTCTTCTCATGGGCTGAAACGCTTGTCCGTTATAAGAATGATGAAGAACCAGTCACAGAGAGATGAACTAAATGCCTTAAGGAGCTAAGAAACAAGATATCAGATTGTTATGGCACAGATTTCCATGTGTAATTTCGAACCAATTTACTGAGATAAAACAATGTGAGTATTTACAGagatatgtatgtatgcataGCAACTGTGAAGAATCGAATACAGGAGATTTATAGCCAGATTTCTGTTTCGGAGATTGATCATTGAGAGGAGAATTGTACCAATCAGCACACAGAGATTAATCTCATAGACAATTTTCCTCGTTCGGAGTTCCTGATTGCTTCACCTGCAAATCTAATAACCTTCTTGAATGCGAAATGCACACAATTTGAGAGCGCGATCCAATAAACCACCTCGTAAACGAAATAATACGCCGGAttagaagaagaggatgaagattCGTCCCAATCACTCCCCCCAAATCTATCGAAATTCCAGCCACTTCCGCCGCTACCGCCACCTCCGCCGTACGATCCGTCAAAATCGCCGCCGCCGAATCCGTTGACTTCGCCGCCCTCGGAGTCATCGCTGTATAATCTACGCTTCGTGCGGCGCTTTCTACGGAGAAAAGTCCGAGAGGCCGATCGGCGTGAAATAGATTTGACAGGCGGCGGAGCAATGGTTGCGACGGGGAACAGTGCGGCTGATAACTGAAGAGCTCCGGCGGCGGAATACGGCGCGATCTGGTCGGCGATCGAGTCGGTGACGGAGATGTAGTAATTGGATACGAAATCGAGGCGATTGAGGAATTTGGCGAAGCCAACGCCATTGTTGGCAACCATTGAAAGGGTTCCCGCGACCAGGGAGGTATCCATTGAAATGGAAGGATTTcgaattgcaaaaaaaaacaattaataacaataattggGATTTCGAATGCGAGAAATCTAGGGATTTAAAATACGAAGGAAATTTAAGTGAGAATAGAAGGAAAATCGAAGAGGAAAGGTTGTAGAAGGTGAACGAGCCACGCCACGACATTGGAATCCGAAGACGCCGCGTGTTCTAAACGCGAGGCTAGACCAATTCGCTCACGGCAATGGTCCGCCGTCCCAACCTCGTGGGCCTGATGGGCCTGGTTTTTAGTTGGGCTATTGGATAAGGAAGTAAAGCAGGCCCATATATGGCCCGATGAAttggaaataatttaaaatatgagaaaCGAAAGGATTATCAAATCCGGCCTGAGGGACGGCGTTAAGTCAAGTGCTGGCGTTCATTTTGGCTGTCTTGATAACACTGATGCCACGTGTTTGTAGGAGCAAAAAGTGCGAACgcgacatatatatatatatatatatatattttttaatttggatcCTTCTGGAGAAATGTTGAGAAGACtcttaaattatgtttttatcttttttatatggtataaaaattttatatatagcatatgaataaatttatttaaacttaattaaacGAACAACCCGAATATCCAACTTTAAAATAGAGAGTTGAATGGATTGTAAATTATATTCAAGTCAGTGACCCACAACCAATCCCAAATGATTGAACCTCGTGATATCATATGTAACAGCTTAAATCCAcgattaataaatattatccgttttggtTTGTTCCGTATCGTTGTCATGCTCATAAttttcgttacatatcatcgttagcctcacagttttaaaacccGACTGTTAGGGACAGATTTTACTCACTTCTTCAAGCGATGGGAAATCTCACAATAAACCCCACTTGGAACTCAACATTCTTGTTGATATACTatctggtgtctagctctctgatactatttgtaacatgTGGAgcttaaagaaataatattgaaatttcaccatttatttaatgaaaaataaaaatggaaaatataacTAAATAATAGTATTAACCCTTTACGTGAAGTATAAATGAGTCGTTCCAAGACTTGACTCCAACAATCACCTTATCTATTTATACCTTGAAAAATGACGTATTAATATTATActatcaataatatatttttattaaaatattaatcgcatttatataaaataaaaaaacaatattattcaTACACTACTTAAGCAAACTAACAATGGATTTCTTAAATTTGAgcgtaaaaaaaagaaaataaataaatttacaacGACCAGACAAAATGAATGTCCGTCgatcttcttctccattgtGGATTGACCCGAAGCCCACGTTACCATAAAACCCGCGAAATTCAGACTTTGACGTGTTTCGTGTTGCTTGCAGTTCATAGGCaggaaaaggagaaggaaaaagcCTTCAACAAGAAGACGATTCGCGATTTCCTGTTTCTCGAATTTTCTGTGGATTAACAACCTTCAATTGTGGCCGAATTCGATCAAACGAGGCTGCTGTGGCGTTGGACGGATTAGGAATGGGATCGGAGCAGTTGATGGCCGGAGGTGGGCCTCGATATGTTCAAATGCAATCGGAGCAGCCTACAGCTTCGATGTCGTCGTTTTTCTCGTTTCATCATGACGCTCCTGAGCCAACGAGGATTTTCGATGAATTGCCGAAGGCCTCAATTATTTCCGTTTCTCGCCCGGATGCCGGCGATATCAGTCCGATGCTTCTTTCTTACACAATCGAATGCCAGTACAAGCAGGTGCGAGTTTCGCTTTGGATTTCTgttgtttttctatttgatcTTCGTTTTGAGTTTTCGTTTCTGCAGCTGAATTAGTCCACGTTTCAGGTGttgtttaatttgaatttggtttaTGAGCGTTCAATTGGATTTGTGCGATTAGTTTTGATTTCTCGTGAAGAATTCAAGGGAAATCGGATAGGCTAAGGGTAGGATTATGTATATTTTATCGACGACTTATATCAAGTTTAGAGTGCGTATCGAATTGAATTTAGAGCTTTGTTTCGACACCCTATTGGTTATTTTGAATCATGATTATTGATATCCTTCCGCGTTCTACCAAAACACCCGAGCAGAAGTAAGAGTTACCACATGGTTTGCCTCGCCAATATTCCTGCTGCAGTCTTGtgatttttttcctcttcattttgagatttttttatcttttcagTTTTGAGCCTTTCCTGGTTTAActgtattttgttttcctgTAATAGTTTAAATGGCGCATGTTGAAGAAAGCTTCCCATGTATTCTATTTGCATTTTGCACTAAAGAAACGGGCATTCATTGAGGAAATTCACGAGAAGCAAGAACAGGTATGTGTACGATGGTCTATATAGTTGTATGGTTGTCTTTGTTATGAGAGACCCTTCTTTTATTGagaaaagatgaaagaatacaaggagcatacaaaaataaaaccaaccCCCCAAAAGAAGCAAAACTCAAACAGAAAAGGGCTCCAACGAAGCAAACAAGACCTAAAGTGTAATTACAAAATCCTTTTacactgagccccaaagggggagACATGAGATCAAACCAGGGGCTAAACTTCATCCCAGGACCTCTCAACCTCgctaaaaaaatctattattttCAACGTCTCTAAAAGCTCTATAGTTGTATGGTTGCTGTCGATACACGGTGATTTGGTTTGATCACGTGAATTCTTTGGTGTTTAACGCTCTGGtgcttttgaaattttagatcAGTTATTGTTAATACAAATGTTTGAGGTTTTGATGTAGTCTTCATTGGAACGTTATATTAAAGGTTAAAGAATGGCTTCAAAATCTAGGAATAGGAGAACACACGACAGTGATCCAAGATGAGGATGGACCAGATGATGAAGCCAATCCTCTGCATCATGATGAAAGTTCTAAAAATAGGTATTTTTCAGCTTTGCTCAAAGCAAAGTTGGAAGAATTTGTTCATGTAGCCTTTTTCAATTGTACGTGAATGCTATTACTCATGGTTGTATTACTTCATTACAGGGATGTTCCGTCCAGTGCTGCCCTGCCTATCATTCGGCCTGCCTTAGGAAGGCAGCATTCTATGTCTGATAGAGCTAAGACTGCAATGCAAGGGTACCTGAATCACTTCTTGAGTAACATGGATATCGTCAACTCTCGAGAGGTATAGGTGAATCCATTGCATAAGCTCCTTTTGTAGTGAACTTTAATGTTCTTTTTAAAGTCTGTTTATTCTCTTGGATTTTCTTAATGAAAGCTTGGTTTTTTGtggaaaaaaatgttgtaCGAGTTAAATTGATGATTTTATACTTGATACTACAACATTTGGTCGTCAAGAAATTCATGGGATACTTAACATTGCAGTTGTAGGTAGTTAGTTTAGTCTTGATAAAGTTTCTAGCTATCACCAGTAATGATTTTGGCATTTACTACtgcattaatattttataatttatattattatagaaCTGTTTGGTGCTGAGAATCTCTTACTGAAATGAAGTTCTTGTGGGGTACTTGGCAATTACATCCAAACTGAAACTTTTGGCTACCTTTAAGatgttttttctcttccttaaaatttatgttctaTTTACAATTGGTATACTAAGTCGATATTTATTGAGAATAATTACTTCATTTGTCTTCTGCCTGAGTTGAATGAGTAGCTCTAGATTTCTAATTAGATTGTTTTTTCCCATTATTTAGTAGTTTTTATCTTGATTCACTTTTTCCTCACAAAATGTGGTGCAATAGAAGTTTTTGAACCTAATCAAGGGGAATGCAAATCTTGCATTAAAGTTGACTACGTTTTGATTCTTTCAACCACCGTTTGGGTGTTTACTTTTTCTTAATGAACctgtgtattttttatttatttaaaaaagccTTGGCATTTATGGGAGAAACTTTTATCTGATCCTGGTCAATGCTTCATAATGAGCAAGATGCATATTTATACTAAACTATagatttacttttatattcaAGATGCCAAAATGCATGTACGTTCATATAGAAAACCACAGATTTACTAGTCTCTTACgtattttaattgtttgatatttgactTTTAAGTCATATTGCATCAAGTGTAAACCATTTTTTCCTCATTTAtgatcaatttttattattataattccttttaaattcataaactgTAGGTTTGCAGGTTTTTGGAGGTCTCTAAGTTATCATTTTCACCAGAATACGGCCCAAAGTTGAAAGAGGATTATGTTATGGTGAAGCATCTACCTAAAATTGCACGGGAAGATGACGCTAGGAAATGCTGCCTATGCCGGTGTTTTGGTTGTTGTAATGACAATTGGCAAAAGGTAAGGGGCTTTTTCCTTAGTTTTATGTCTGGGTTTCCTTCCTATGGTGGTTCAAGTGACCAAACAAGTTTGATAGGTTGCATGTTGGCTTCTTCttatcctcctcctcctcctcctcctcttgtATGTTTGTATGTTAAGTATGTCTTGTTATAAGTTACGTTCTAATGTCTTTCACCTATCATGTGCTTTATACAAGACCTGTATCAAATTGTGAACatgtaatatttttgttttgacttgaagACATGAGAATTTGTTTATTAAGCCTATATCAGGATTAAGATTCTCCCAGCTTATATGCGATAATTAAATGTTGTCTCCAGGAGCTGAAAGTCTTACCTAATTGTGTTTTCTATAGCAGAGACCTAAATTTATAGGTATGCTGGTAGAACCATGCCCACacacacaaaacaaaagaactcGTGGAGGATGTTCTCTTATTTTTCTCCTTCCATGGaggttttcttttaaatgctTGTTTCCTCTTCCAAATTCCAACTTTCTTTTATAAAGGTTTAACGAATGTAGCTGGATTTTTCTTGGGTTTGCATCACAATCATGTCATGAGCTGTGGCTCCTCTGAGTTTTGATTATTCAAATAACTACGAAAGAAACTACTGGTTATGCGTTATGCTTTCTGTTGTCATTTACACTGATGATGGTATCATGGAAATCTTCTGGAGTTGGACTAactttgcttcttttcttcttgtctCTTTCCATTAATGTTATAgtaatttcttgttttggcATATGGACCTTCTTACTATAATTGGAAAATTTGACATATTGAGACTGCTGTGGTGTATTAGAACAACTTATTAATCAATCAACTTTAAATATACAAGTTTGtgtttttggttgaattttgtaGGTGTGGGCTGTATTAAAACCTGGTTTTTTGGCCTTGTTGGGAGATCCTTTTGACACTCAACCAATGGATATAATAGTTTTTGATGTGCTACCTACTTCTGATGCCAATGGAGATGGACGAGTATCTTTGGCAAAGGAAATTAAGGAGCGAAATCCATTACGACATTCATTTAAGGTAGTGAAATTTTGGGCAATGATTGAACCTTGTATAATGttggttattttaatttgttctgTTTCTAAATATGATGCTGGTCTCTTGCCTCCTATGTGGTTGCAAATAAGACGGATTTTACTTTTGCCAGTATTCATGAAGTTGCGATGAACTTTTGTTTGTGATGGAATTTTGTGctaataaaatttttcttattgagAGTTAAATTCGTGATT is a window encoding:
- the LOC111778252 gene encoding uncharacterized protein LOC111778252 gives rise to the protein MDTSLVAGTLSMVANNGVGFAKFLNRLDFVSNYYISVTDSIADQIAPYSAAGALQLSAALFPVATIAPPPVKSISRRSASRTFLRRKRRTKRRLYSDDSEGGEVNGFGGGDFDGSYGGGGGSGGSGWNFDRFGGSDWDESSSSSSNPAYYFVYEVVYWIALSNCVHFAFKKVIRFAGEAIRNSERGKLSMRLISVC